One Candidatus Symbiobacter mobilis CR genomic window, GCTCAGAACATGGATGATGAAATCGATGCCAGCGTTGCATCGATTCATAAAATTAGCGATTTCGTCAACCAACTTCCAAAAATGATTCGGGAAGATGTTATTGGCATCCAAAAAACAGCCATCAAAGAGATTGGTTCCCTGGGATCTTTTATCAAGATTATTAAAGAAATCAGTTTGCAAACCAATCTATTAGCGCTCAATGCTGCCATCGAAGCCGCACATGCTGGAGAATCAGGGCGTGGTTTTGCAGTAGTTGCCGGGGAGGTTCGCAAGCTGTCTATCCGTGCGGCCGAGGCCGCTTCCATGATAGAAAATGGTCTGAATGGAGCAAAGCGCTCCCTACAGGAAGGTTTGGGGGAAAGCCCTATAGAGCAACAAATTCTTGATGCTAGTACAGTTGTTTCGTCGATTCGTCGATTGCAGGAAGTCTATGAAGATATTCGACAATATTATAAAACGCTATTTATGGTTGTGACGGACCACAACAACAATTTGTCCAAGGAAATTGCCGAGATGCTTGGGCAAATTCAATTTCAGGACATTATGCGTCAGCGCATCGAGCGTGCAACCGAAGCGATTAACAAACGCAATCAAGTACTTGTTGAATTGTCACAGAACCTGGTGCATTCCCCTTCCGATCTGGGTGAGTTACCGTCGAAGATGCAGGAAGTTCTCGAAGAATATCTTGCACAGGAAAGATGTCATGCACCGGTTGATGAGTCAGGGGCAGGCGATGGCGATGGCGATGGCTTACCCAAGATTCAATTATTTTAAAACCTGTTATCTGGAGGGATGATGGCAACGAAACTATTAGAACCTATAGATCGGATGTTGACAAAACACCGTTCTGCTGTTCATGATGTATGGATAAACGAGCTGCTAACGATATGGAGCCAACATTACCAAAATGACCTGGAGGAAAGTGATTTGCGTATGCATGCAAATCGTTTGCTCAGTGAGTTGACTACGCTGTTTGGTGAACACTCCGGGGATGGTTCTCCACGGGTTGGCTCAGGTAGCGCTGTGGCTACCACTGTTCGGGAAATGAGTGTGCATCGCACTAAGACTGGTTTCAAGCCTACCGACACTGCGAAATTTGTGTTGATCTTGAAACGTGTGATGATGAATCATTTGGTACAAGATTCAGGGCAGACACCGACGCAGCTTGCTGCTTGTCTGACGGCGCTCAATGATGTTCTCGATCATCTTTCGTTGTTAATACTAGATTCTTATGTCGATACCCGAGAAAAAATCATCACGCAACAAAGCGCCTCCCTCTTGGAGTTATCCACCCCCATTATTAGATTATGGGATCAGATTTTGATGCTTCCACTGGTTGGCGTCATTGACACATTGCGTGCGAGACAATTTACAGAACGACTTCTTGAAGCTATCGCGCATTATGAAGCCACTGTAACGATCATTGACATTACAGGTGTGCCAGTTGTCGATACCAGCGTCGCTCGCCACATCATGAAAACGGTCGATGCAGCGCAACTACTGGGTAGCCGCATCATTATGACCGGTATTAGCCCGGCTAGTGCATTGACGCTGATCAAACTTGGTATCAGTTTCGAGGGAATGATTACCCGAGCAACATTGCGTGCTGGAGTTGCCGAAGCATTGCATTTGATCGGCAGGAGAATCGTCTCCCATACTGGAGCAAGATGATGATCATCCCGATTCTTCGACTCGATAATGTGCTGCTGGCATCGATTCAGATTGACCTATCCGATACGGAAGTTTTGCAGTTTCAAACCGATGTCGTGAACAAGATTTCAGAATCTGATACTTTAGGAATTGCTATTGATATTACTGCTTTAGAAGTTGTAGATTCATTTATGGCGCGCGTCATCAATGAAACTGCGAGTATGTCACGCCTTCTGGGTGCCGAGGTTGTGATTTGTGGAATCAGGCCCTATGTAGCGATGACTCTCGTCGAAATGGGTCGCGACCTGATTGCTGCGGATTGTGCATTCAACCTAAGTCAGGGCTTGGAAATGCTGAAAAATAAAATTCAAGCCCGAGGTGACAAATATCTGGCTTCAGGAGACGATTATGCACAGCCAGATTCCGTCTGAGTCCGTGCGAATTTTGTCTCCCCCTGATATCGTCCAGGCACGCACTACAGCCCGACGTATGGCGGCGGGGATTGGTTTTGGTATTGCAGACCAAATTCGCCTTGCCACAGCGGTATCCGAGTTGACACGCAATGTTCTCCAGTACGCAGGAATAGGTGTTTGTAGCTTTGAAGATGCGTCGGATGGTACTCAGATCCGCTTGCGCGCCACCGTGGAAGATAATGGGCCGGGTATTCTGGACATTGGCATGGCAATGAAAGATGGCTTCAGCACCAGCCATGGTCTGGGCGCTGGATTGCCTGGAACCAGGCGGCTCATGGACGTCTTTTACATTGAGTCAGTGCCTGGACTGACGCGAATCATCATCACGTTGGAGCGCGAACGACTGCTGGAATCGTCAAAGTGAGCGATATTCTTTTGCTCATTGAATCCGAAAGTGATATCGCCCAAGCTGCACGATGCAGCAGGATGTTGGCGGAATCGATCGGTTTCAATCAAGTTGAAAGCTGCTATGTGGCTACTGCTGCGTCGGAGTTGGCTGCCAATACCTTGTTCCATGGTGGTGGGGGAATGTTTGAGGCCCATGTTCTGATCCCGAAGCCAGGCATCGAGTTGATTAGCTCAGATAATGGCCCTGGTATTAAAGATTTGAATTTGGCAATGCGTGAAGGATATAGCACTACCGGCAGTCTTGGATGTGGTTTACCGGGTGCTTTGCGCTTGATGGACGAAATGTTTATTTTGACCCAACTCGGTGAAGGTACATCGGTTTGCGTACGAAAGTGGTGCAAATAAAACCGCCAATTACAGCACGGAACAGGGGTTCTTTAGGGGATTTTTCTTGGCGATGATCGCTTACGCAACTCTACCCAAAGATGGTGAAACCGATTGTGGTGATCGTTGTGGTTGGTGGACCTCACAACCAGGATACATGCTTATGGCGGTTGCTGACGGGTTGGGGCATGGTCTAGAAGCTGCCCAGGCTGCTGACTTGGCGATGCGGTGTGTGGGGGCATTGTCGAACGCATCCATGGAACATATTTTTTCTGAATGTGATGCCCACTTGCGATCCACACGAGGAGTAGCCATGGCTATTGCCGTGGTTCATCTGGAAAGTGGACTGGCAACGTTGGCTTCGGTGGGAAATATTCGCATGGTATTGTCTGCTGCATCCAAAGATTATCGATTTGGAGCGGCCCGTGGCATTGTTGGTGGGGGGTATGCACGTTTGTCTACAGAGCATATCTCTCTCGTACCTGGTGATGTATTGGCCATTTTTTCAGATGGCCTGAGTGAATTTACCGACTTGCGAACAGCCCTTGCAGCATCGCCTGACATTTCGGACTTGCATACTGCGAATCTATTACGTCTATGGGCTAACCGTAAGGATGACGCCGCTTTGCTGCTGTATCGTCATGCATCGTTGTCCACAGAAAAACCAACACCGGTTTGCAACCCCACTCTTTAGTGGTAGTACGCTATGAAACCAGGAATGCAAAGCGATTTTCGAAAAGCCGCTTCACGACTTTTACACTAATAAAACTCCCATGCCGCAACGCATAGGTCGCTCCAATCTCCAGCCCTCTGCGGCTCCCTGCAACCCGCAGAAGGATACGCAGCACGATACCCGGCCCTATGCCAAGCAGTATGCCCACCTGCTTACACGTTTTGCTTTGTCCGATGGTGAAGAAGAAGGCGAGGTATTCTTGGCAGAGGCATTCGAGCTTGGCCGCGCCATGATGGATCAACAATTGCCGCCCGATGCAGTCACGATGATCCATCATGAGGCTTTGCTCAACTTTGCAGATACGCATCCAGCGCTCGTATCACCAGTGGTCGCCCATCGCTTGACGCACCCTTTGATAGAAATGACCATGGCGTATGGCATGGCTTTTCGTGAGCAAATGGAAAAGCAATATCAAAATATACTCAATACCCGCCTGGAAGAATCTCGCAAGTTGGAGGCTGTAGGGACACTGGCTGCAGGCATTGCGCATGACTTCAACAATTTGCTAGGAAGTATCATTGGTTTTGCCGAGATGGCGGGGGATTACTTGGGGGAAGACACGCCGGGAAAGAGAGATATTCAGCAAGTCCTCAAAGCGAGTTTTCGAGCACGTGATTTGGTGGCAAGGCTATTGGCATTTGCCAGACAATCTCCGCTCCATCCCACCCCCATGGACTTACTGACCGAAGTCAAGGAAACGTTGGACTTGTTGCGTGCCACTTTGCCACCTGGCGTGCAGACGTCTTTGGAGTCCGACATGGAGCAGGCTACCATCCTCGCCGATCCTTCGCAGATTCAACAAATCGTCATGAATTTGTGCATCAATGCTGCAGATGCGCTGAACGATAACGGATGCGTAGATATTCGAATCTTTGCCGTTCCAGAAAACGATGTATTGGATGCCATCCCCGTTCGCAAAGTGTGTTTGATGGTGGCTGATCATGGAACGGGAATGTCGCATGCAACGCTGGAAAGTGTCTTCAATCCATTCTTTACGACCAAGGCCCCTGGCAAAGGCAGTGGACTGGGATTATCGGTGGTCTATGGAATCGTGCAAAGCCTGGGAGGAGCAATCCAGGTAGAAAGTCGTACGCGGGGCGACAATCGGGGAACCGTCTTCAAGGTATATTTACCGCGTATAAATAATCCTTAATCTTCGTGAGAGAAATGATATGGCGAATATTCTTGTGATTGACGATGATGAACAATTCCGCGCGATGCTGACACAAATGCTAACGCAGGAAAGACATCGTGTGACTGCCGCAACGGATGGGAAGATGGGTTTGGAACTGCTTTCGCATTTTACCCCAGATTTGATCATTACAGATATTCTCATGCCCAACAAGGATGGGATTGAATTGATACTGGAATTGGTTCACAAGGGCTGTACGATCCCTATGATTGCTATTTCCGGTGGCCGCCGTTCCATTCATGCACAATTTAATCTTGATTCGGCTACCTTGATGGGTGTCAATGCAACCCTCACCAAACCTTTCACACGCGAAGACTTGCGAAATGCCATTCGTCAGGTTCTTGCTGGAAGTGGCTCTTGAGAGCATTGTGCTTTTTTGGTAAACATCCCTTCTGTGGTGACCAGGTATGACTGCGCTTCAAGTGATAGCAATTTCCAATCGCAAGGGTGGTACCGGGAAATCTACGGTATCGGTCAATCTTTCCGCAGAATTGGCGCGACTGGGTCGACGAGTACTCCTGATCGATCTCGATTCCCAAGGGCACTGTGCGGTGGGTTTGGGCGTCAAGGTGCATCGTGACGACACGGTAGTTCACAGCCTATTCACCGACCCCCATGCCAAGCTCTCCATGCTCGTTCGGCCCACTGCTTTTCCCAATCTTTCCCTGGCGCCGGCAGATCAGCGGTTTGAACACGGCAGTGGTGAGCGCGACGAGCTTCGGCTTGCGCGTGCGTTGGCGGAAGAGGACATTGCCCAGCGCTTCGACGTGGTGATTGTGGACACCCCGCCTTCTTTGGATTATTTGCTGCTGAATGCGCTGACCGCAGCAAACTGGCTCATGATCCCTTTTGTTCCGCATCACTTGGGATTCGAGGGGGTATTGCAGTTGATGCGGGTGCTTTTCAAGGTGATTTCTGGCCCCAATCCGCAATTGAAAATACTGGGGTTTCTCCCCACCATTGCTGCGGACCATATTCGTCAGCACCGTACCATTAGCGCCGAAGTCTCCCGGCAATTCGGCGCGAATCGCTTGCTTCCGGGTATTCGCAATGACATCCGTTTGGCCGAGGCGTTCGCTGCAGGGCAACCCATTTGCCAATATGCCCCCAAGTCCAGAGGGGCGGAAGATTTCGTCAAATTGGCGGCACATATCGTGCCCGCATTGGCCCCACAACGCATGGAATGACTGCCTTGCCACCATCGCAATCACCATCGCACTCGCACTCACGCGCTGTTTTGCCCCAGCCTGGTTCCCCACCCCATGTTTGACCTCACCAGCCTCCCGCGTGAACGCATCGCCCACCACTGCGTCTGCTGTGGCAGCAGTGCTTTGCTCTCTGCCCCGGCCATCCTGATGCCTTTCGTGGCCCACCGTGTCTTCGGATGGGAGCCTGTGCTGATCGACGAAAGCTGGGGATTGCAGACGATTCGGCAAGGCAATGCCTATGCCGTGTGCAAGTCCTTGCACTGCACGGTGTGCGGGCTGTTGTTTCTCGATATCCGATTCAGCGACCAAGAAATGTCCCGGCTGTACCACGACTACCGTGGCGAGGAATACACCAGTCTGCGCGAACGGTACGAGCCTGGCTACACCCAGCGTAACGACAACCTCAATGCGGGAATCACGTACCGGGAAGACATTGAGCAATTCCTTGCACCGTTCTTGCACGAACCCCTGCACGTGCTGGACTGGGGCGGCGATACAGGGCGGAACACGCCTTTTCAGCATCGCGCCGAAGTCTGGGACATTTACGACATCAGCGATAAGGCCGTGCTGCCCGGGGCGCGGCGTGTAGACCCCGCACAGCTTGGGGATCGCAAATACTCGCTCATCGTTTGTAGCAATGTGCTCGAACACATCCCCTACCCTGCCGATGTACTGGGGGATATTCGCCGCCACATGGACAGCCAGTCTGTGCTGTACATCGAAGTGCCGCTGGAAGACGTGGTGCGTTGCAATGCCGACAACCTGCATCGGCACAAAAAGCATTGGCACGAACACATCAATTTCTACACCGCACCGTCCCTGACCAAGCTGGTCGAAAACCTCGGGCTGCGGGTGCTGTCGTTGCGCCCCTTGCAAGCAGCCAATGCCGGGCGCACCGGGCATTGGTGGCAAATGGCTTGCGCCCTCGATTCCTGAACAGTGCAGCCTACCCCATGCCGATAATCGAGCAATGGCCTTTTTGCTCGTAGACGTAGGAAATACCCGCCTGAAATGGGCGTTGTACGCCGCTCCCCGCCGTGGGGCTTCGGTGTTGGCGCAAGGGGTGGCATTTCTGGACAACATCGAACAACTCCCGCACGGGGACTGGTTGGGGCTGCCAGCGCCAACTGGGATGCTCGGCTGCTGCGTGGCCAGCGATGCCGCGCGGCGTAGGGTCGCGGAACAGATGGAGCTGTGGGAAGTCTCTGCCCAATGGGTTCATGCCAGCACTGCGGAATGCGGCGTAACCAACGGCTACGACACCCCCAACCGCCTGGGTGCTGATCGCTGGGTGGCGATGATCGGCGCCTGGCACCGTTGCCAAGCCGATTACCGGCCCATCGTCGTAGCCATGGTCGGCACGGCAGTGACCGTGGATGCCATCGACCCGCAAGGGCGCTTTCTGGGGGGGTGGATCCTGCCCGGGCACGGGATCATGTTGCGCGCGCTGCAATCCGGCACTGCGGGGCTGCACGTCCCCACGGGCACGGTCTGCGACTTTCCCACCAATACCAGCGACGCGCTCACTACCGGCGGCACCTACGCCATCGCCGCATCCATCGGGCGCATGGTGTCCCAACTGGCGCAACGCTTTGGAACGCAACCGGCCTGCATCGTGGGCGGTGGCGCGGCGTGGAAGGTAGCGCCCAGCATCACGGTGCCCCATACCCTAGTGGAAAACCTCGTTTTCGAGGGGCTGCTCGACATCGCCGAAAAGCGCTGTGCCCATGCCCGCCCCTGAGAACACACGGCAGCCTGCCCCTGCGGGCAACCCCTTTCGGAGCCATGCATCATGACCCTGGCATTCCACCGCGTGGGGCTGGTCGGCAAGTACCACGACGCCAACCTGGCAGCGCGCGGAGGCAAGGCGGTGGAAGACTTGCTCTCCGTGGCACGGTTTTTGGAGCAGCGTGGCTGCGCCGTCGACATCGAAGAGGAATGGGCGCGGTATGAGGGCGTCACGGACTGCACCTCGCGCAGTCTCGAAGACATGGGCCGGGAATGCGATCTCGTCGTCGTCGTCGGCGGTGACGGCACGATGCTTGGGGTGGCCCGGCAGCTCGCGCCTTTTTCGGTTCCGCTCATTGGCATCAACCAGGGGCGGCTGGGGTTTATCACTGACATCTCGTACCGCGACTTCGCCTCCAGCCTGGCGCTCGTCCTCGAAGGCGAGTACATCGAAGACCACCGCTGCCTGATCGACGCACAGGTGCTGCGTGCGGGGAGCGTCGTCTTTGCGGCCCTTGCGCTGAACGATGTCGTCGTCAACCGGGGTGCGACGGCGGGGATGGTCGAGCTGCAAGTGCGCGTCGACGGCCATTTCGTCGCCAGCCAACGCGCAGACGGGCTGATCGTGGCCTCCGCCACCGGCTCGACCGCGTACAACCTATCCGCAGGCGGGCCGCTACTGCACCCTGCCGTGGCGGGCTGGGTGCTCGCACCCATCGCCCCCCACACCTTGTCCAACCGACCCATCGTCCTGCCCAATTCGAGCACGATCACCCTCGAAATCGTCGCCGGGCGCGATGCCAGCGCCAGCTTCGACACCCAATCGCTGGCCAGCCTGGCTGTGGGGGATTGCATTGCCGTGCGCCTCTCCGAACACCGTGCGCGCTTTTTGCATCCCCATGGGTGGTCGTACTTCGATACCTTGCGGCGGAAACTACTCTGGAATGAAAGGGGATTGCTGCCGTGAGCCTGAAGCGACTGGTATTGCGCAATTTCGTTCTCGTCGATGCGCTCGAACTGGACCTGGCGCAGGGGTTTTCGGTCTTGACTGGCGAGACGGGCGCAGGCAAATCGATCTTGGTCGATGCCTTGCAGTGGGCGACCGGTGGGCGCGCCGACGCGAGCCTGATCCGCGAAGGCGCAGACCGTGCCGAAGTCGCTGCGGAGTTCGATGCTGACGCAGCCCTCGAAACCTGGCTCAGCGATGCTGGGTTCCACGCCGAAGAATCGCTGCTGCTGCGCAGAACGATTGACCGCCAAGGCAAAAGCCGGGCATGGATCAACGGCAGCCCCGCGACCGCTTCCCAATTGCGCATGGTGGGGGAGCGGCTGCTGGACATCCACGGGCAGCACGCCTGGCAAAGCCTGATCCGCCCCGACGCTATGGCCGGGCTGCTTGATGCCTACGCGCAGACTTCCAACGCAGACGTAGCCGCGTGCTGGAGCCAGTGGAAACAGGCCGTGGAGCAGCGGGAAGCAGCGCGATCCCGGCAAGATGCGATCCAGCGCGAACGCCAGCAGCTTGCGTGGCAGGTCGAAGAACTGGAACGACTCTCCCCCGGCGCAAACGAGTGGCCCGAACTTAACGCCGAGCACCACCGCCTGGCGCACGCTCAAAGCCTGATCGACGCTGCCTCCGAAGCCGTGCGCCTGCTGGACGAGAACGAGGCCAACGCGGTATCGATGCTCGTTCGCGCAGCAGACCTATTGCAACAACAAGGGCAGATCGAACCCGTGTTTGCCGAAGTGGGGCAAACCCTGCACGAGAACGTGGCGCAGGTGCAGGACGGGCTACGCACCCTGCGCGCCTACTTGGCCAAAGCCGAACTCGACCCCGAACGGCTGGCCGTCGTTGACGAACGCATTGCAAACTGGATGTCCCTGGCGCGGCGCTACCAGCACCACCCCGAAGAACTGCCCGCATTGCTGGAGCGATGGAAGCAGGAACTGGCCGGGCTGGAGCAGGCGTGCGACCTGCGCGCGCTCGACGCTGCTGTCGCAGACACCCTGGCGCGGTACCACGAGGCTGCACGCACGCTCAGCGCCGAACGTGCCCACGCCGCGCCCAAGCTGGCTACGGCGATCACGGCCCTGCTGCAAGAACTGGGCATGCCTGGGGGATGCTTCGACGTCGCGCTACAGCCTATCGAGACGCCCGCACGCAATGGGATGGAGGAAGTGGGCTTTCTCGTAGCCGGGCACGTGGGCAGCACGCCCCGGCCCATCCAAAAGGTGGCCTCCGGCGGAGAACTCTCGCGCATCGCGCTGGCGATTGCCGTCACCACCAGCCAATTGGGCGGCGCGCAGACGCTGATCTTCGACGAGGTGGACACCGGCGTGGGCGGCGCCGTCGCGCAAACCATTGGCCGCCTGCTGGGCAAGCTCGGCGCCGAACGGCAAGTCTTCGCCGTCACCCACCTGCACCAGGTAGCCGCATGCGCGGATCACCACTGGGTCGTATCCAAAAGCCTGCACGGCGAGAAAACACGCAGTACCGTGGAACCCGTGGAAGGCGAAGCCCGCGTGGTGGAACTAGCCCGGATGCTGGGCGGCGCAAGGCAAACGGAAAGCACCCTGGCGCATGCGCGGGATTTGTTGGGGGAGAGGGGGGAGTGATGTTGTTGATGCAAAACGGCAATACGAAATGATTGTTGGTGTAAGTTTCTTTGCGACAGCGCGGCATCCCTGCCATGACTGTGCGCAGACACCCTGAATCAGGAAAGTTATTGCAGTGCATCGCAGCCCCAACCCTTTTTCCACTGGGTACGGGGCGTTTGGAGAAGCCTCTTCGCGACTTGCACAGGGCACAACATGGCAAACATCCTGATCCTTGGCGGCACGGGCCATACCGGCAAATGGATAGCAAGACATTTGCTCGAACAGTCTGACGTGACCGTAACCATCGCCGGACGACATCCAGAGCAAGCACATGCCGTTGCCGAGGAGTGGAATCGGCAATACCCTGGTCAACGTGTGGCTGGGGTGTATGCGAACACCGCCGATGCGCCCTCTTTGCGAGCGGCATTCGCAGGGCATACCCTCGTCGTCGTGGCCGCACCGACCACGAATCATGCGGAAACCGTGGTTCGTACTGCATTGGAAACAGGTGTCGACTATCTCGATATTCAGCTCGGGGCCAAAAAGTTTGCGTTGTTGCAATCCCTGGCCACAGAGATCCAACGCCAAGGCAGGTGTTGTATTACGGAAGCCGGATTCCATCCGGGGCTTCCTTCCGCATTGGTGCGTTACGCTGCCACCCAGTTGGATACGCTCGATAGCGCAAACGTCTGCGGCTATCTGCAAATAGGCAAAGATCTGCCTTATACGGAATCCGTAGAAGAATTGATCGAATGTTTCAAGGACTACCAGGGCCAGGTGTACCGAAACGGCCATTGGACAAAGACCGACGAATTCATCACACGCAAAACCGATTTTGGAAGCGATATTGGTTGGAAAAACTGCTATGCCATGTTTTTCGAGGAATTGCGCCCTCTGCCAGACCTTTATCCCTCACTCCAAGAGACGGGCTTCTATATCTCCGAATCGCATTGGGTGATGGATTGGATCCTCATTCCCATGATCATGGCATTACTGAAAATCATGCCCCATGCCGTGCGCCCAATCGGGAAATTGCTGTGGTGGGGCATGCGCACTTTTCACCAACCGCCTTATCGGGTCGAATTGCAATGGCAGGCATCCGGCCTCAAGGATGGGCAGAGGGCGACAGTCCACGGAACCCTTTCGCACCCCGATGGGTACGTGTTCACAGCCATTGCCGTGGTAGCCGCGTTGCTGCAATATGTGGACGGTTCTGCCAGAAAACCCGGACTGTGGATGATGGGGCACCTTGTGGAGCCGATCCGTCTCATGCAGGACATGGAAAGAATGGGGATTCAATGCAGAACCGGTACGCAATAACCACAGAACCAATGCGGACCATCCCGGAAACACAGCCCATACCCCACGTCACCCGCACCAAATGTGCCACGGAAGGGAGAACGATATGACGAAGCAGACCCCAGGCGATGCGCGCAGTACAGACGACGTGCTGGAGCTGGTGTTGATTACCGGAATGTCCGGTTCCGGCAAGTCCGTGGCACTCAATGCGCTGGAGGACGTGGGCTACTACTGTGTCGACAACCTACCCCCTGGGCTGATGACGGCCCTGGTCGAATGGCAACGTGCCGGCGCAGGGAGGTTGCTGGCCATTGCCATCGACGCCCGCAGCGCAGCGGCGTTGCCGGAAGTGCCTGCCCAACTGGATCGGCTGCGCACGCAAGGGGTGCGGGTGTCGTGCCTGTTTCTGGACGCATCCACCCCCACGCTGGTGCGGCGTTTTTCGGAGACACGGCGGCGGCATCCTTTGTCCGAAACCTCCCACGTCGGGCTGGACGGGCACCCGCAGCGTGCGTTGAATGAGGCGCTCGAACTGGAGCGCGGGCTGCTGGCCGCATTGCGCGACCAAGCTCATGTGGTCGATACGAGCGTGCTGCGCCCCACGCAACTGCAAAGCTACGTCAAGGCGCTATTCCCGGTGCAATCCCCTCGGATGACGCTGGTGTTCGAATCTTTTGCCTTCAAGCGCGGCCTTCCCAATGATGCGGATTTCGTCTTCGACGTGCGCATGCTCCCCAATCCGCATTACGAACCCGACCTACGCGAACTGACCGGACGTGACGAACCCGTGGCTGCCTTTTTGCGCCAGCAACCCGACGTCGGCAAGATGCTCGGGCAGGTGCGCGGATTTCTGGAAGACTGGCTTGGCGCGATGGAAGGCAACCACCGCAGCTACGTCACCGTCGCCATAGGCTGTACCGGCGGCCAGCACCGATCGGTCTATCTGGTCGAGCAACTGGCCCTGCACTTCGCCCCCCACTGGGCTACCTTGCGCCGACACCGGGAGCTCGACGCACAGCCCACGGGCGGGTAAGGATGCCAAGGGTGCCTTGCTACACTCATTTTTTCCCTGCCCACACCCTACTTTGCTGCCATGACTGACCCCCAGCACCCGCAGGAAACTGACGTTCCGCTCTTTGACGTGTTCGTGGAAGTGCCCCCCAACACGTCGCTGGAATCGATTCGCAAAGAGCCTTTGTTGCAGGCCGGGTTGCAGTTACAGCAGGTCGAAGCCCTGTTCAACACCTTGCGATCCACCCACCGGGCCAAGGTCGGCGCAGCCGTCACCCGCGAACGCAGCCATGCTGCCAGCAAAAAATTCGCGGGCACGGGGCTGAAAGTGTCCATCTCGCCTGTGCTGGCGCTCGAATCGCTCAACACGGGCGCCATCGACACGCGCTTTTTGTGCCCTGCTTGCGAAAAACGGGTGGTGTTGCCGGACAACCGCCAGTGCCCGGAATGCGGCGTGTTCGTCGACAAGGTCGATGAGGAATTCCTGCTCAAACGCAAGATCCTGCAACAAGAACGCGCCAAGCTGGAAATGCAGGCCGCGCGCGAAACCCAGGAAGCGGCAGAAACAACCCGCAAGGCGCTGGAAGACGCAATGCGTGCGCGCATCCGCGAAGAACTGGAAGCCGAATACGGCATCCGCCGCGAGCGCGAGGGGATATTCCACGGCAAAGCCGGTTTGCTGCGCGTTGCCGGGCTGGTCACGCTGATGGCGGCATCCTTCGTCGGCGGCCAAACCTTCACCAGCGGCAAACTGCCGTGGGAATCCGGCGATGCAGTCTCCAGCAGCGCTGCCAATGTCGACAAGATGCTCGACAAAGGCTTGGGGGCTGCGCCTTCCGGCGGCAGCATGGGCGACTCTGCGGCCACGATGGCCGCCGGGGGTGCTTCGTCGACTACGGGCGATCCCGACATCGACAACGACCCAATGATGCAAGCCATCGGCGGGAACCGCGTCGGCGCCAAGGGTCTGAGCCTGGAACAAGCACTCGGCGCTGCTACGGTCCTAGCCAAGGCTGTAGGCAACACCACGGCGGAACGAGCCTGGGGAGGCGGAGCGCCTGGCGCAGGGGTAGGCGCAATCCCTGGGGCGACTCCCGGCATCGGCGGGGAAGGGGCTGGTGGCGCAGAGCTGCCCACCGTTCCCGTGTCGGCCCGCATCAAGCTCGTGATGCAGTCCGAATTCGCGCAGACGCTGGCGGAACTGGGGCACCGCGCCCGCGCCCTCGCTGTGATCCGGTCGATCCGGGCCAACCCGGCATTGGCCAACGAGCCGCGATTTGTCGAGGAACTCGCCGTC contains:
- a CDS encoding class I SAM-dependent methyltransferase, whose protein sequence is MFDLTSLPRERIAHHCVCCGSSALLSAPAILMPFVAHRVFGWEPVLIDESWGLQTIRQGNAYAVCKSLHCTVCGLLFLDIRFSDQEMSRLYHDYRGEEYTSLRERYEPGYTQRNDNLNAGITYREDIEQFLAPFLHEPLHVLDWGGDTGRNTPFQHRAEVWDIYDISDKAVLPGARRVDPAQLGDRKYSLIVCSNVLEHIPYPADVLGDIRRHMDSQSVLYIEVPLEDVVRCNADNLHRHKKHWHEHINFYTAPSLTKLVENLGLRVLSLRPLQAANAGRTGHWWQMACALDS
- a CDS encoding ParA family protein, with product MTALQVIAISNRKGGTGKSTVSVNLSAELARLGRRVLLIDLDSQGHCAVGLGVKVHRDDTVVHSLFTDPHAKLSMLVRPTAFPNLSLAPADQRFEHGSGERDELRLARALAEEDIAQRFDVVIVDTPPSLDYLLLNALTAANWLMIPFVPHHLGFEGVLQLMRVLFKVISGPNPQLKILGFLPTIAADHIRQHRTISAEVSRQFGANRLLPGIRNDIRLAEAFAAGQPICQYAPKSRGAEDFVKLAAHIVPALAPQRME
- the recN gene encoding DNA repair protein RecN — translated: MSLKRLVLRNFVLVDALELDLAQGFSVLTGETGAGKSILVDALQWATGGRADASLIREGADRAEVAAEFDADAALETWLSDAGFHAEESLLLRRTIDRQGKSRAWINGSPATASQLRMVGERLLDIHGQHAWQSLIRPDAMAGLLDAYAQTSNADVAACWSQWKQAVEQREAARSRQDAIQRERQQLAWQVEELERLSPGANEWPELNAEHHRLAHAQSLIDAASEAVRLLDENEANAVSMLVRAADLLQQQGQIEPVFAEVGQTLHENVAQVQDGLRTLRAYLAKAELDPERLAVVDERIANWMSLARRYQHHPEELPALLERWKQELAGLEQACDLRALDAAVADTLARYHEAARTLSAERAHAAPKLATAITALLQELGMPGGCFDVALQPIETPARNGMEEVGFLVAGHVGSTPRPIQKVASGGELSRIALAIAVTTSQLGGAQTLIFDEVDTGVGGAVAQTIGRLLGKLGAERQVFAVTHLHQVAACADHHWVVSKSLHGEKTRSTVEPVEGEARVVELARMLGGARQTESTLAHARDLLGERGE
- a CDS encoding NAD kinase, encoding MTLAFHRVGLVGKYHDANLAARGGKAVEDLLSVARFLEQRGCAVDIEEEWARYEGVTDCTSRSLEDMGRECDLVVVVGGDGTMLGVARQLAPFSVPLIGINQGRLGFITDISYRDFASSLALVLEGEYIEDHRCLIDAQVLRAGSVVFAALALNDVVVNRGATAGMVELQVRVDGHFVASQRADGLIVASATGSTAYNLSAGGPLLHPAVAGWVLAPIAPHTLSNRPIVLPNSSTITLEIVAGRDASASFDTQSLASLAVGDCIAVRLSEHRARFLHPHGWSYFDTLRRKLLWNERGLLP
- a CDS encoding type III pantothenate kinase, with product MAFLLVDVGNTRLKWALYAAPRRGASVLAQGVAFLDNIEQLPHGDWLGLPAPTGMLGCCVASDAARRRVAEQMELWEVSAQWVHASTAECGVTNGYDTPNRLGADRWVAMIGAWHRCQADYRPIVVAMVGTAVTVDAIDPQGRFLGGWILPGHGIMLRALQSGTAGLHVPTGTVCDFPTNTSDALTTGGTYAIAASIGRMVSQLAQRFGTQPACIVGGGAAWKVAPSITVPHTLVENLVFEGLLDIAEKRCAHARP